Proteins found in one Vallitalea guaymasensis genomic segment:
- a CDS encoding DUF2752 domain-containing protein — translation MVIFNILIIIALALIIIVSAIAHIKDDKVYLTNNIIIGKCAVKEMTGHDCPSCGLTRSFVSISNGRFIRSFDYNYAGLPLYLLVICQIINSSIFLFRKKYNSYISKFNTIFSVGICFTIIASWLLHILLK, via the coding sequence ATGGTTATCTTTAATATCTTAATAATAATAGCTCTTGCTTTAATTATTATAGTGTCAGCAATAGCTCATATTAAAGATGACAAGGTTTATTTAACAAATAATATTATAATTGGCAAATGTGCAGTAAAAGAAATGACAGGGCATGATTGTCCTTCATGTGGATTAACAAGAAGCTTTGTATCCATTAGTAATGGTAGATTCATAAGGTCATTTGATTATAATTATGCTGGACTGCCTCTTTACTTACTTGTAATTTGTCAAATTATCAATAGTAGTATATTTTTATTTAGAAAAAAGTACAATTCGTACATAAGTAAATTTAATACAATATTTAGTGTAGGTATTTGTTTTACTATTATTGCAAGCTGGTTATTGCATATTTTATTAAAATAA
- a CDS encoding DUF4190 domain-containing protein produces the protein MSDFNNPNQEVKFKGLSIASMVCGIVGIVFFCFYYLSIILAILAIIFGAVFLNANKVNEDKSGRSMAIAGLVLGIVTIGLVVLVVAGLFSAVSQLDNFV, from the coding sequence ATGTCAGACTTTAATAATCCAAACCAAGAAGTAAAGTTCAAAGGTCTGTCTATAGCATCTATGGTATGTGGTATAGTCGGAATAGTATTTTTTTGTTTTTATTACTTATCTATTATATTAGCCATATTAGCTATAATCTTTGGAGCAGTATTTCTTAATGCTAACAAAGTAAACGAGGATAAATCAGGAAGAAGTATGGCAATAGCAGGTCTTGTACTAGGAATTGTTACTATTGGTTTAGTAGTATTAGTTGTAGCTGGACTTTTTTCAGCAGTTTCTCAATTAGATAATTTTGTATAA